A region of the Denticeps clupeoides chromosome 12, fDenClu1.1, whole genome shotgun sequence genome:
ACACAGACAGCCATTCTACTACAAGTGGTGTGTGATGTAGGTTACAAAGACCTGCTCATTCCATTAGATgtgggagagaggaaaaaaaaaatcggtgAGGGTCCTCATGCACTCTTCTGCTCGTGGGTGAGTCATGCTCCGACTGCACTCTGCCATCTCTTGTCTTTATTGTCGGTGCCGTATGCAAATgctcaggcttttttttttttttatgtaagcaCAGCTACACTATCAGATTCTACCATTTGTCTGCAcgaatcattttattttttctattttcgGTTGGTTGCACTTGGACTTGATTTGCCGGAAGCCAACAGCACCCCTACAAGACAAAAATCTACAATAGTCATATATCTCTGGTGCTCTATTCGCAGCCGCTGGCAATCTCATTTCCCCAGAAAACAAGTTGCTTTCCTGTTGGAATCCTATTTAAACAGAGGGAGGGATCCTTTGATCCTAGCTAGCCAAGGCCTAATGAAAACTGTGTTTCTTTTGCAGGTAATTAGCAGCTAGGTCTCCCAGCATCACAAGAGCACTGTTACCATGGAGACTGGCAAGCAAGGCTGCGAGAGAATGCCTGAGCCAGAGCGCTTAGTCTCAGCGCCGAGAGCGGACGGGATGCGCGTTCCGGCCCCGCTGACAGCTGTCTACGTCCATGCTATGCCGTCTCAGCCCCTGACGCAGCTACCAGCCAGCGGCCAGGAAGCGGCTGCCATCGCCCTCCCCATCCCAACCCTCTGTGCCAGACAAAGCATGCCTCTCCTGACCTTCCACATTGCCGGTGGGGTGCCTCTGCAGATGCAAGGCCAGAAGCCCGGAGCTGCTAAGCCCAAGTCTGCGGGGAAGCACGTGTGTTCCGAGTGCGGCCGTGACTGCCTGAAACCCAGCGTGCTGGAGAAGCACAGGCGTTGCCACACCGGGGAAAGGCCTTACCCGTGCATCACCTGCGGCATCTCCTTCAAGACCCAGAGCAACCTCTACAAGCACAGGCGCACGCAGGCGCATGCCCGCCTCTCAAGCGAGTCGGACCGAGGCAGCCTCagcagcaatgacagcctgCAGAGCCCAAAGGACACCTGCTGCTCTAGCTCATCCCTGGAGGGGCAGAGCCAGGATTTCGGGAGCTTGGACTTACAGGACAATGTTCCTTTGCACAAAAGTGGAACTGCTGCGTCCTTGATCGGTCATGTCCAAGAGAAACTCGGCCTGGACACTGAGTGGGCTTCACAACAGGATGCTCTGGGGGAGCATGTTCAAGAACAAAAAGATGTAAGCCCTTCAGTGCAGAAAGAGCAGACTTCAGACAAAGCAGACAGTCACACCCCAAATGCTGATGGACATCTGAAAAAACTGAGTAGTGATCATATGGCTTCGAATCGTCACATTCCTCTCCATAGACAGGAGGCCAAGCTGTGGGACTCGATGTCGTCATCGAGAGGGAAGTCTCAAAGCCATGACAGCACAGACTCTGGATTTAGCGACAATGGAGAGCACCACTGGCTGCCCAGCCCTACCAGCGGCACGCATGAGCAGAGTATTGAGTCCTTGCCTGGGAGCAGGATGGAATTTTCGGAGCAGAGGGTGACCTCCAACACAGAGTCAGATTTGGTGGGTTCCAAAACCAAGGTATCTGTTCAGGAGCAGAGGAAACTGGAAGAACGGATTTCAAGCATCATCTCCAAAAATGATGCTCTGATGGCTGACAAACATCTTGAGAATGTCAGGCCAAGGAAAATGGTGCTGTCGAAACAAGGGAGCATCGACCTTCCCATGCCCTACACTTACAAGGACtcctttcattttgaaatgaagtCTTCCAGCAGGCATACAATGAGCTGGCACAGCCCGGACAGAAAAGGAAGGCCAGCTTTCTACAGCTCAGTGCCCACACAGCACTCTGACAGTCAGGACCATGCACCGTTGACCAGGAGCAGCTCCATGCCCTTCAACCTCGGCGGCCTTCGCGGTGAAAGAGCCCCCCCCCATCACGCCGACAGCCTCATGCTGGGCCGCAGGAGCAGCGCGGGCCACCTGCACTCGCTGAAGTACGGGACCACCTCGGTGGACCAGCAGGCTCCCAGCCACCGCTCACTCGTCAGGCAGGGGGCAGTGGACTGTGTGCCCGGCTCGGATGGCTCGCCGGCGGAGAGAGGCAGCTCGACTGGCCTCAACTCCGACTACGACTCCAGCGACACAACCGGCAAGAAGTGTCGGCGGAGGAAAGCCCCCAAATTCGCATATGAGAAATGGTACATGTATGGTGACGGGGCCTTCAAGAAGCTCTACAGCGAGGAGAAAGACGAGCATTACACGCTGAAAAGCAGAAGATCCTTCAGCAGCTTGGAGCAGCCGGAGAGCCTGGAGAGCGAGGCCAGGCAGCGGCGAGAACCCGTGCTGCTGGTTTCCACGGTGGATGTGGTACCACCTCAGAGTAAACCGCTCCCGGCCTGCAGCTCATCCTGCCTGGCAGCGTGTCCGCCCCCCGCTAATATGGTCCAGACTGCCGAAAAGCCCGGCTCTGTGATTTCTCCTAACGGCATCCTGCAGAGCTCTGCTGTGAAATCTGCAATCGGACCCCTGCAGCACGTCAGCTGTGGAGTAATTCAGAGCTTCGATATTAGCTCTGAGACTGGGACCGCGAAGGAGCGCCCCGGGGACAAAAACCCAGACTTTGCTCCACAGCACAGACTCAGTCCACTCCCTTCTGAGAGGAAAAAGCAACGAACCGAGGAGGACACGACTGCTCTGGCGAAGAGTGCAGATATCGAGATGAAGGGACACGGCGTTCCGTGTTACGAAACAAGACTGACAGGTGGTGGGATGAGTAATGGCGTGAATCAATCCCTGGCATCGGTCAGCAGTGATATAATCCACAAGGCCGACTACGCTGCAGCGCAAAGAGAGAGCAACAGGCTCGCGAAGCCCTGCCAGGGCAGCCCGatgcaccaccaccacccgaCTCCGAGGCAGGCTCTAGAGAAGAGGCACAGCTCTCCTCTCTGCGCGGCGAGCGCTAGCAGCCCACCCGGTTGTCAGATATCGGCCTCCGTCCCGGCCAAAAGCAGCTTTCTCCCGAAGTACCAGCTGAAGCTTCCGCACGCCACCGCCGGAGGCTCAGAGCCATGCCTGCCGTCGACCTTCAAGCAGGCGGAAACGATACGGCGGCAGAGCAACTTCCCCTCCACGCAAATCTTCACAACCTGCGCACGTCCTGGCCAGAACGACTACATCACATCGTATACCACCTTAACACGCTGCCAGCCGGCCACGCCCAGCGCGACGCTGCTTTTGAGTCAGCGCTCTGCGGCCGACCATCTGCGAGTCACAACCCAGAATGCACCTCTTCCCCTGCTTAGTGCTTCATCAGAGAAGGGACCATTTGGGAAGCAGGCCTCGGCCATGGAGAAAACGCCACTGGCATTATCCTCCTCGGCCATCACGCCGTCTCCTGAGATGCGACCTGCTGCTGGTCTTGCAACAGCCGTAGGCAGTCAGATTTACACCCCCCCGGCAATTCATATCCCCGCACCACACATTTCAGCGCTGGCTAACAACCAATCGGCTACAAGTGCAACAAGTGCAACCTCGGGTGTAACCTTGTCCAGCTCGAGGACCGGCTCGCatcagcagaacagcacagcaACCAAAACCATGGCATCGCACGGCATCGTTACGTTTACATCAACTTCAGTGAGGAGCAAGCCAGGCACGTCCACGGCATCTTCTCAGCAGTCTTCCTTCTTCTCATGCAGGGCCTCCTCCCCGGGCAGCGTTGGCGCGGACGCCCCCTCAACCCGTCCGCGGCGGCAGCAGGAGGGCGACATTCTGCAGTTCAGCGGCTTCCCGGAGACGCCGGCTCAGAACACTTATTACGTGCGAACTGCAGACCTGCAAATCGTCATGCAGATTATTTCTGACGAGCAGCTGGCACTAATGGAGCCGCAGATCGAAGGGGCGGATTACCACGCGGAGGCACGCGCCCGCGGCGACGGTGCAATGAACAGAGGGCAAGCTCCCAGCTCACGGGGCACTTGCTCCGATGCCGGCGTGTCAATGGGATTCTCCAACCCATCTGCGGCAGCTGCCCAGGTCACAGAGTCATCTCATCCAAAAAATGACCAGGCTCCCCTCATGCTCTGCTCAGATTCTTCTGAGCACCGTACAAACGGACACGTATCTACACAGAGCGGGAGCACCTCAGCGttggaaataaaacaaaagttggattttAAACAGAGTGGAGACGCACACCATGTGCAAATGGTTGAAGACGGAGCAGATGGACCAGCAGATGGAGCTGCAGCACACAACGGCATTCAGCAGCCATCTGCACGTCCCACTACACCCTCTGTCTGTGAGTCAGTGCAGGGAATAGCGGGTGAAGTGCTTAAATCTGGTGTAACTTGCTTCAGAGATCTACCCCCAAGCATGTCTGATAAGGTGGAGCCCCAAATGGAGTCAGCAAAATGTCTACTGAGCAGGGCCAGGACTTCAGGTCCATGCCAGTCTGTACGCCTCCCTCCAGGCCCTATTGGTTCTAACAGTTCCATGGCCGAGCAGAAACTTGCCGGAGAGGTGAGGATTAGTGCTGACACGTCACTAACAACTTCTAATCAAAAGCAAACCCAGTCAACCACAGGCGAAGTGAAATTTGAACAAATCGTGTCCGTTTCCTCAGAAAAGTCATGCCCCAATCAAAGCT
Encoded here:
- the znf831 gene encoding zinc finger protein 831; the protein is METGKQGCERMPEPERLVSAPRADGMRVPAPLTAVYVHAMPSQPLTQLPASGQEAAAIALPIPTLCARQSMPLLTFHIAGGVPLQMQGQKPGAAKPKSAGKHVCSECGRDCLKPSVLEKHRRCHTGERPYPCITCGISFKTQSNLYKHRRTQAHARLSSESDRGSLSSNDSLQSPKDTCCSSSSLEGQSQDFGSLDLQDNVPLHKSGTAASLIGHVQEKLGLDTEWASQQDALGEHVQEQKDVSPSVQKEQTSDKADSHTPNADGHLKKLSSDHMASNRHIPLHRQEAKLWDSMSSSRGKSQSHDSTDSGFSDNGEHHWLPSPTSGTHEQSIESLPGSRMEFSEQRVTSNTESDLVGSKTKVSVQEQRKLEERISSIISKNDALMADKHLENVRPRKMVLSKQGSIDLPMPYTYKDSFHFEMKSSSRHTMSWHSPDRKGRPAFYSSVPTQHSDSQDHAPLTRSSSMPFNLGGLRGERAPPHHADSLMLGRRSSAGHLHSLKYGTTSVDQQAPSHRSLVRQGAVDCVPGSDGSPAERGSSTGLNSDYDSSDTTGKKCRRRKAPKFAYEKWYMYGDGAFKKLYSEEKDEHYTLKSRRSFSSLEQPESLESEARQRREPVLLVSTVDVVPPQSKPLPACSSSCLAACPPPANMVQTAEKPGSVISPNGILQSSAVKSAIGPLQHVSCGVIQSFDISSETGTAKERPGDKNPDFAPQHRLSPLPSERKKQRTEEDTTALAKSADIEMKGHGVPCYETRLTGGGMSNGVNQSLASVSSDIIHKADYAAAQRESNRLAKPCQGSPMHHHHPTPRQALEKRHSSPLCAASASSPPGCQISASVPAKSSFLPKYQLKLPHATAGGSEPCLPSTFKQAETIRRQSNFPSTQIFTTCARPGQNDYITSYTTLTRCQPATPSATLLLSQRSAADHLRVTTQNAPLPLLSASSEKGPFGKQASAMEKTPLALSSSAITPSPEMRPAAGLATAVGSQIYTPPAIHIPAPHISALANNQSATSATSATSGVTLSSSRTGSHQQNSTATKTMASHGIVTFTSTSVRSKPGTSTASSQQSSFFSCRASSPGSVGADAPSTRPRRQQEGDILQFSGFPETPAQNTYYVRTADLQIVMQIISDEQLALMEPQIEGADYHAEARARGDGAMNRGQAPSSRGTCSDAGVSMGFSNPSAAAAQVTESSHPKNDQAPLMLCSDSSEHRTNGHVSTQSGSTSALEIKQKLDFKQSGDAHHVQMVEDGADGPADGAAAHNGIQQPSARPTTPSVCESVQGIAGEVLKSGVTCFRDLPPSMSDKVEPQMESAKCLLSRARTSGPCQSVRLPPGPIGSNSSMAEQKLAGEVRISADTSLTTSNQKQTQSTTGEVKFEQIVSVSSEKSCPNQSFKHTPETSQQKAGYTGPAQVSISSMFRECRSHLNPSASKGLLSQTSSVVSTSSHKELVPSELAGQQKLGHVACVSPANEQEVTPGNVLVPISSQNKPLHERSTCNTDQQTHKCKIPARGASTSGAFHQPQQVDGTRGFVASTSHGRSEEQTCCASQRRIIACNAAIEAIQECMQEHSQNLGEPNKVKVNKAFITGPGEGGSHQSPLLQKENGTEKPGQIPKEPESMGSGERNNKQPERRDPRQEPSRDNKRTGHVSCSDVIWTHEQQPPSLLIMEASTIPLTRQPDTSGSNNTQLPTCNEINVPNPSQLPAASSPHHHLPHFNQNQILEPAEHAKCCKKSSEGFSVESGDILHSSHGHMSFSDTTSHGVQGDTHPASCTGEGSVARSANMRRSLSEGPISRHDRVSLEVKTSASVDLPSSQATTSLASPTQACVKAHTSPTGQSCIDDTENSYSSDEEGRLVIEI